From the genome of Brassica oleracea var. oleracea cultivar TO1000 chromosome C4, BOL, whole genome shotgun sequence:
CTTCTATATCTCTTTTGTAAAACTTATTATGTTATGAAAATCTTGAGTTTCAAAACATTTGTGATTCTAATGTTTTTGACCACTTCTTATGTCATAACAAAGCTAAAAACATAGCATAAACCAAATTCATGACAAAAGTGAAATTCATAACATAATCCAAATTTTAATACAAGCCGTTAAACCTTTAAAAAACCAACAATCCGACAAACATATCATCTCTGAAACTGGAAAAACATTCATTTCAATCTACCACATTACTACATAGCAAAATAGTAGTACACTAACATCATTCCAACCCCACAAACTACTATCTTCTTCAAGCTCTTCACATCTCTCTCATATCCTTGAACCAATTCTTTCATCTCTTTCATCTCTTTCCCCAATCCACCTAAAGCATCACCCAAATCTTCAATCTTTTTGTCATAACTTCTTATTACATCTTCACATCTCTGAGACTGAAGTTCCAAATGACCAATTTTTTCATCAAACAAACTCTTAATATCGTGAATTTCTTCAACCGCAGATTCATCCGTCCATTTAAATAAATGATTCTTATCCTACACAGTCAAATCGATTTATCTTAGAACAGACACAAATAGTTAAACAAAGTCAATTTTTTTACCTCTTCACTGCCATTAGGACAACCATGGAAAAGTCTTCCTGGGTTTTTCAAGGTTTTAGATGTAAAAATCACAGCAGCTTCTCCACACTTCCTACAAAAAGCCGGAAACCCTCTTTCCCTTTCAACCCTACGACGACT
Proteins encoded in this window:
- the LOC106338692 gene encoding uncharacterized protein At4g04775-like; protein product: MSSSSNPNSSYGTAMSQSFSRRRVERERGFPAFCRKCGEAAVIFTSKTLKNPGRLFHGCPNGSEEDKNHLFKWTDESAVEEIHDIKSLFDEKIGHLELQSQRCEDVIRSYDKKIEDLGDALGGLGKEMKEMKELVQGYERDVKSLKKIVVCGVGMMLVYYYFAM